The stretch of DNA TCTTACGTGTTCAACCTTTTCTTCAAATTCTTCCAGTGATAACTTTTCAAGCTCCCTTCCTGTGATTATCGCCTTTAAGTCATCCTCAAGTATGCCAAGCCTTTTTGCGATTGCCCTTGCTGTTATGGGATGGTCTCCTGTAATCATTACAGGCTTTATGCCAGCCGATTTGCAAATGGCTACAGCCTCTCTTGCCTCTTCTCTCGGTGGGTCCATTATTCCAACAAGCCCCAAAATCGTAAGTTCTGCCTCAACATTCGCTGGAGTCATATCAGCAGGCAGGTCATCCCATCTCCTCATAGCAATTCCAAGCACACGCAGTCCATCAGCAGCCATCCTATCATTTACACGGTGAATCTCTTTTTTATCTATATCCTTTACGCCCTCGGTTGTTAACATGCCAGTGGATTTATCTATCAAGACTTCAATGGCCCCTTTGGAGAAAGATATAATTCCACCTTCTGGGTCTCTATGAAAAGTCGTCATGCATTTTCTATCAGAATCAAAAGGAATCTCAGCTAATCGAGGATGCTCTACGAGGAGGTCGTGCTTTCTAACACCCGCCTCCTCAGAAGCCATATAAAGGGCTATTTCTGTGGGATCGCCAATGATCTTGCCATCTTTATCCACCGCAGCATCATTGTTAAGCGCCATAGCTCTGAATAGAGTTGAAAGTTGAAAGTTGAAAGTTGAAAGTTTTTCTGTTTCCTCACTTTTAACTTTTAACTTTTCACTTTTCACTATTTCTCCATTCACATATATCTCCTCAACAGTCATCTTGTTCAGCGTGAGTGTACCTGTTTTATCAGAGCATATGTAGGTAACAGAGCCGAGTGTCTCGACTGCCGGAAGTTTTCTTATGAGGGCGTTCTGTTTGACCATTTTCTTTGCGCCAAGGGCAAGGGAGATTGTAATAACAGCCGGAAGTGCCTCTGGTATTGCAGCAACTGCAAGGCTAATAGCTGTAAGGAACATTAAAGCTGGCGGTTCTCCTCTGAGCAGGCCGATACCAAAGACTATTGCGCATATGGCAAGGACAGCAATAGCAAGTCTCTGCCCAAACTTTGTAAGCCTCTTCTGAAGGGGTGTTTTAACTTCTTCTTCCTCCTGAAGCATTGTTGCAATCTTTCCGAGTTCTGTGTCCATCCCTGTTGAAACGACAACCCCAGTGCCGCGACCATAAGGAACAATAGTGCCTTTATAAGCCATGTTTTTCCTGTCTCCAAGAGGCATCATCTCATCATGAAGTGTCTTGATGTGTTTATCTACAGGCACTGATTCACCTGTGAGTGGTGCCTCCTCAACCTTAAGTTGGGCAACCTCTATAAGCCTCATGTCTGCTGGCACGACCTTGCCTGCCTCAAGGAGGACTATATCTCCAGGCACAAGTTCAGATGCCTGAATATTGACCGGCATCCCATCCCTTAAAACAGTTGCAGTTGGTGCAGCCATCATCTTCAGAGCCGCTATTGCCTTCTCTGCCCTGTATTCCTGAACAAAGCCGATAATCGCATTCAGGATTACTATCACAATTATGGCTATGGTATCCTTTGGTTCACCAACTAATCCCGAAACAACTGCAGCAGCCATAAGGACTAAAATCATGAAGTCTTTGAACTGGTCGAGGAACATCATAAAAGGGGTCCTCTTCTTTTTCTCCTTTAAAACATTAGGCCCGTACTCCTCAAGCCGCTTCTTAGTCTCATCCATAGAGAGACCCTGTGGCGAAGACTTCAGGTGTTCAATGACTTCTTCTATGTCCTTCTGATGCCAGCGCATGATACTCCTTTTAACCCACTCAAACCCTTGGATCCTTTAAAATAATTATTTTTTAAATACACCGAACAACTTATCAAGTCCTGACTTCTCTAACTTTGATACAGCCTCAAGCTCTCCGGCATCAAGCCATATGCCCTCGCACTCTGAGCACTTATCAATATTTATCCCTTTGTAGTCAATCTCGATTAACTTCATCCCGCATTTTGGGCAATACATGAAATGGAGTTCTTTTAGCCTCTTCTTTTCTTCCTCTGCCAGTACTTTATGTTTCTCTTCTTCAAGCTTCTTCCTCGTTTCATATTCCATCCTTGCAAAATATTCTTCTTCCTTTTCACTTGGTCTCAATGACATGGTAATCTCCTTTTTTAAAGTATTTGCATCTTCATGGATGCGTTAATAATTGCGTTATCCCAAAAACCTCCTGATGTGTGCAGCCTCAACAATCATTGTTTGCAGGTTCCTACTTTCATCCTTCTTTATGGCCTTAATAATCCTTGATGTAACATTCTTATGTTCTTCTGAAGTCTCATATTCACAGCATCCTATCGCTAAAGATTTTTTTATTCCAGCAGGGAACAAAGCAAACACATCCTCATTGAAATATGACATTGCCGTTTTCATATCAAAATCTAAATTCACATAGACGGTTTTAAGGTAATCCATTTCATCTTTGCTTAAAGCATTCAGGCCAAGGATCTCAGGAGGCAGCCCTATAGAATAACAGGCGGCACAAAAACCGATGACACGTGGAAGCTTTATTCTGCCAATGCTTCTTGCATACCCGAACAATCCCACATGGAGTTTGCGCATCCTCCTCCTCGGGATAAAGTCAGCAATGTAATTGATAACGGGTGCAATGAATTCTATCTGTCTCGAATACTCCGCTGATACCTTGCTGATTATCTCAAGGCATTTTTTTTCGTCGACTTTGAGACCTTTTTTCAGTGGCGTATCCTTGAGTTTTCTAATGCCCTCAACAACAGCAGGGACAGGGTTATCGTATTTAAATGCTGACTGCACAGTAAAGGTCTGCACGTCCGTATACTCATTGAGCACCATTTCTACAGTCTCGGGTTTGAGATGCCCTCTGAAAGGCGCTGAGCCAGCTCCAAGAATCGGATATATTTCAGTTTCTGTTTCCTCAGAGAGCCTTCTTAATCTTTGGAGCGCAATCTTGTTACAGAGAATAGCACTCACCATACCATAGTTCATTGCAGGGTCAGACCTTGCTAAGAAGACCCTCTGCTGTTTTATATCTTTATTCTTGAGATATTTTTTCATGATATTATTGGCCTCAAGCATATGCTCCTTATCTTCAAACAGGGGTATCACATTTACCTTATCCGGTTTAAACTCACCGATCCAATCTGAAATGGTAATATCCCCTGAATAAAATGGTAGATGTTGCTTTCCCACAACGAAATCCTTGTAATAGTGATATATCCTGTTCAGGCTTTCGGATGATGTTGTCATGGGCAGGATTATCTCGAAAATTGGTGAAATATCCTCTTTATAAAATAGTTTCGCTGCATCGCAAGAACGTGGTATGCTCTCAAGGGTCTCGATAAGAACCTTTGCCTCCTCTTTTTCTATGTCTGGATTCGGGACTCTGAGGGTTAAAAAGACATCCTGGCCCAGTATCTTCTCCATGAAAAAGTGCTCATATTTTGTAAGTAGCTTTCTGACTACAAAATCATCAACCTCCTTGCCCTCGCAGTCCCACATCTGCTCGTCACACCCGAGATGTGAGAAGGCATAATATGCCTCCTGTATCTCATCATCCCCTGACATGTCCTGACTCTCTGCAAAGAAGGGGAGCTGGACATTATCAGGATGCTGAGTAGACATCACCCTTGGAATCTTCATTGTCCTATTCACAACTCTCATGCTGTCAATATCTCAAGTATCTCTCTGTATCTTTGAGCAGCCTTCTCAACAATCTCATCTGGAAGCGCAGGTCCAGGATAAGTCTGGTTCCAGTCAAGCGTGAGGAGATAATCCCTCACAATCTGCTTATCATAGCTATCCTGACTTCTGCCAGGGGCATAATCCTTTATAGACCAGAAACGGGATGAGTCAGGCGTTAGTAACTCAT from Nitrospirota bacterium encodes:
- a CDS encoding cation-translocating P-type ATPase, which translates into the protein MRWHQKDIEEVIEHLKSSPQGLSMDETKKRLEEYGPNVLKEKKKRTPFMMFLDQFKDFMILVLMAAAVVSGLVGEPKDTIAIIVIVILNAIIGFVQEYRAEKAIAALKMMAAPTATVLRDGMPVNIQASELVPGDIVLLEAGKVVPADMRLIEVAQLKVEEAPLTGESVPVDKHIKTLHDEMMPLGDRKNMAYKGTIVPYGRGTGVVVSTGMDTELGKIATMLQEEEEVKTPLQKRLTKFGQRLAIAVLAICAIVFGIGLLRGEPPALMFLTAISLAVAAIPEALPAVITISLALGAKKMVKQNALIRKLPAVETLGSVTYICSDKTGTLTLNKMTVEEIYVNGEIVKSEKLKVKSEETEKLSTFNFQLSTLFRAMALNNDAAVDKDGKIIGDPTEIALYMASEEAGVRKHDLLVEHPRLAEIPFDSDRKCMTTFHRDPEGGIISFSKGAIEVLIDKSTGMLTTEGVKDIDKKEIHRVNDRMAADGLRVLGIAMRRWDDLPADMTPANVEAELTILGLVGIMDPPREEAREAVAICKSAGIKPVMITGDHPITARAIAKRLGILEDDLKAIITGRELEKLSLEEFEEKVEHVRVYARVAPEQKLKIVKALQDKGQFVAMTGDGVNDAPALKRADIGIAMGITGTDVSKEASHMILIDDNFATIVKAVKEGRKIYDNIRKFVKYLLTTNSGEIWTLFLAPLVGLPIPLLPIHILWINLMTDGLPALALSVEPEEGDLMKRPPRHPKESIFAHGLGLHAIWVGLLMAGIVLFVQAWSIKTEHAHWQTMVFTVLCLTQLGHVLAIRSEKESLFKIGLFTNKPLLTAVLLSFVFQMATIYIPALNPIFKTEPLSPGELIFTLALSSVVFVAVEIEKWWKRTRRAE
- a CDS encoding zf-TFIIB domain-containing protein, translating into MSLRPSEKEEEYFARMEYETRKKLEEEKHKVLAEEEKKRLKELHFMYCPKCGMKLIEIDYKGINIDKCSECEGIWLDAGELEAVSKLEKSGLDKLFGVFKK
- a CDS encoding phosphoenolpyruvate carboxylase; its protein translation is MKIPRVMSTQHPDNVQLPFFAESQDMSGDDEIQEAYYAFSHLGCDEQMWDCEGKEVDDFVVRKLLTKYEHFFMEKILGQDVFLTLRVPNPDIEKEEAKVLIETLESIPRSCDAAKLFYKEDISPIFEIILPMTTSSESLNRIYHYYKDFVVGKQHLPFYSGDITISDWIGEFKPDKVNVIPLFEDKEHMLEANNIMKKYLKNKDIKQQRVFLARSDPAMNYGMVSAILCNKIALQRLRRLSEETETEIYPILGAGSAPFRGHLKPETVEMVLNEYTDVQTFTVQSAFKYDNPVPAVVEGIRKLKDTPLKKGLKVDEKKCLEIISKVSAEYSRQIEFIAPVINYIADFIPRRRMRKLHVGLFGYARSIGRIKLPRVIGFCAACYSIGLPPEILGLNALSKDEMDYLKTVYVNLDFDMKTAMSYFNEDVFALFPAGIKKSLAIGCCEYETSEEHKNVTSRIIKAIKKDESRNLQTMIVEAAHIRRFLG